A single window of Pyrus communis chromosome 10, drPyrComm1.1, whole genome shotgun sequence DNA harbors:
- the LOC137747510 gene encoding uncharacterized protein produces MLQLFLSEPIWNDNGDENSAKIRVSLLSQLESTIWLFMASGGRSEARLWLCNTIGRISSLTRHNQCELLLDLLRSKPLKKGLASQLVEMIFENSPHKAGSIISKRSYTLKKFFEGNPTRISKWFSKAGGGLGHEPGAKALSQFSFVNRDTCWEELEWNGKHGQSPAVVATKPHYFLDLDVQATVENFLENVPEFWSSNEFSESLKDGEILFVDRKYFVEYFVHLMYKEDSKDVWKVTSEFLKEECFSSLCKRLLITLDESDLCDFLKMLYKYLNPRMEQKDLMDSSYLFEVILSKCADFRSFDEILLLNAVFNHGRQLLRLLRDEEGHEEQARIKDIVSKICTIPSDNSSLGPIIKDCFKMKNIQALKLLGLQSWVIYYSLSEQCRTRDSWESLFLCNAISFRTSDRYSFLDDQGAYEEGGSDLDHKASKTVKHKKKHSSRRKRKTRGFDHNDSYDNEVLDLQSNVGSWFLSIDEYSASWNIEDLPEYLSKYCLSTWMKWVLEEWGQ; encoded by the exons ATGCTTCAATTGTTTCTATCAGAGCCCATCTGGAATGACAATGGAGATGAGAATTCTGCCAAGATTAGAGTATCTCTCTTGAGTCAATTGGAATCTACTATTTGGTTGTTCATGGCATCTGGAGGCCGTTCAGAGGCTCGACTGTGGCTTTGTAACACGATAGGCAGAATAAGTTCTCTCACTCGTCACAATCAGTGCGAGTTACTTTTGGACTTACTGAGATCTAAACCCCTTAAGAAGGGATTAGCATCTCAGCTTGTAGAAATGATATTTGAGAATAGTCCACATAAAGCAGGGTCTATCATATCCAAGCGAAGTTACACACtaaagaaattttttgaag GAAATCCAACACGAATATCTAAATGGTTTTCTAAAGCTGGTGGTGGATTGGGGCATGAACCAGGTGCTAAGGCGCTatcacaattttcttttgttaatcGAGATACTTGTTGGGAGGAACTTGAGTGGAACGGAAAACATGGGCAATCGCCAGCAGTGGTTGCTACAAAACCCCATTACTTTCTTGATTTGGATGTCCAGGCAACTGTGGAGAATTTCCTTGAAAATGTCCCTGAATTTTGGTCCTCCAATGAGTTTTCCGAGTCACTTAAAGATGGTGAAATTCTGTTTGTTGACAGAAAATATTTTGTGGAATATTTTGTTCATCTGATGTATAAAGAGGATTCAAAAGATGTTTGGAAAGTTACAAGTGAGTTCCTGAAGGAGGAGTGTTTTTCTTCCTTATGCAAGCGCCTTCTTATTACTCTTGATGAGTCGGATTTATGTGATTTTCTTAAAATGCTTTACAAGTATCTCAACCCTAGAATGGAGCAGAAGGATCTTATGGACTCATCTTATTTGTTTGAGGTTATACTTTCTAAGTGTGCAGATTTTAGAAGCTTTGATGAGATATTACTGTTAAATGCAGTTTTTAATCATGGACGCCAACTTTTACGACTTCTACGAGATGAAGAGGGCCACGAAGAACAAGCAAGAATTAAAGATATTGTTTCGAAGATCTGCACAATCCCAAGTGATAACAGTAGCTTGGGCCCAATAATCAAAGATTGCTTTAAAATGAAGAATATACAAGCATTAAAGTTGCTGGGGCTTCAGTCATGGGTTATTTATTACAGTTTATCAGAACAATGCCGGACTCGTGATTCTTGGGAATCATTATTTTTGTGTAATGCAATAAGTTTCCGAACATCAGATAGATATTCATTTCTAGACGATCAAGGAGCCTACGAAGAAGGTGGTTCTGATTTGGATCATAAAGCATCCAAAACAGTTAAGCACAAGAAAAAGCATAGTagtagaaggaaaagaaaaacaaggggCTTTGATCACAATGACAGCTATGACAATGAGGTGCTGGATTTGCAATCAAATGTTGGAAGTTGGTTTCTCTCAATTGATGAGTATTCTGCATCATGGAATATT gagGATTTACCTGAATATCTTTCCAAGTATTGCTTGTCGACATGGATGAAGTGGGTGCTTGAAGAATGGGGTCAATAA
- the LOC137748291 gene encoding protein ELC-like: MVPPAGPNPPNPQMIQQFLSSVLSQRGPSALPYSEDTKWLIRTHLVSVTSAYPSLEPKTATFTHNDGRSVNLLQADGTIPMSYQGVTYNIPVIIWLMDSYPRQPPCVYVNPTRDMVIKRPHAHVNPSGLVAVPYLQNWVYPSSNLVELVKNLSAVFAQDPPLFSQRRPNPNPSPNPNPNLGHSSSSVSNSGYSSYSGYSGSSGSVNHARPAIPPRTYPPSPYGSTGSFSRVQADDPNDVFKRNAINKLVEMVHGDMAGLRKTREAEIEGLFNAQVVLRQRSEQVNKGLKEMVDEKEGLEQQLQMVLMNSDVLEAWLRENEGKTRGSLDGDVDDAFECIDPLSKQMLDCTASDLAIEDVVYSLDKALQDGSIAIEEYLKNVRSLSRKQFYHRATAAKVRAVQMQSQVANMASRLSHYVSS, from the coding sequence ATGGTTCCACCGGCGGGTCCAAACCCACCGAACCCCCAAATGATTCAGCAGTTCCTGAGCTCCGTCCTCTCCCAGCGCGGCCCCTCCGCCCTCCCTTACTCCGAAGACACCAAGTGGCTCATCCGCACCCACCTCGTCTCTGTCACCTCCGCCTACCCTTCCCTCGAACCCAAAACGGCGACCTTCACCCACAACGACGGTCGCTCCGTCAACCTCCTCCAGGCCGACGGCACCATCCCCATGTCGTATCAGGGCGTCACCTACAACATCCCCGTCATCATCTGGCTCATGGATTCCTACCCTCGCCAGCCGCCCTGCGTCTACGTCAACCCCACGCGCGACATGGTCATCAAGCGCCCTCACGCCCACGTCAACCCTTCCGGTTTGGTCGCCGTCCCCTACTTGCAGAACTGGGTCTACCCAAGCTCCAACCTCGTCGAGCTCGTCAAGAATCTCAGCGCCGTTTTCGCTCAGGACCCGCCGCTCTTCTCCCAGCGCAGGCCCAATCCCAATCCAAGCCCCAACCCTAATCCCAACCTTGGCCATTCTTCGTCGTCTGTGTCGAATTCGGGTTATTCGAGCTACTCGGGCTATTCTGGATCTTCCGGTTCGGTTAATCATGCCCGTCCGGCGATCCCGCCGAGGACGTATCCACCTTCACCTTATGGAAGTACCGGATCGTTTTCTCGGGTTCAGGCTGATGATCCGAACGATGTTTTCAAGCGGAATGCGATCAATAAGCTTGTGGAGATGGTGCACGGCGACATGGCAGGGTTGAGGAAGACGAGGGAGGCGGAAATTGAAGGCTTGTTCAATGCACAGGTGGTGCTGCGGCAGAGATCCGAGCAGGTCAACAAAGGGTTGAAAGAGATGGTGGATGAGAAAGAGGGTTTGGAGCAGCAGCTGCAGATGGTGCTTATGAATTCGGATGTTTTGGAGGCCTGGTTGAGAGAGAATGAGGGGAAGACTAGGGGGAGCTTGGATGGTGATGTGGACGATGCTTTCGAATGCATTGACCCGCTTTCGAAGCAGATGTTGGATTGTACAGCCTCTGATTTGGCGATTGAAGATGTTGTGTATTCTTTGGATAAGGCATTGCAGGATGGTTCAATAGCCATTGAGGAGTACTTGAAGAATGTGAGGTCATTGTCCCGCAAGCAGTTCTATCATCGCGCTACAGCTGCTAAAGTCAGGGCAGTGCAAATGCAGTCGCAGGTTGCGAATATGGCTTCTCGGCTTTCGCATTATGTTTCATCTTAG